The Bacillales bacterium genome includes a region encoding these proteins:
- a CDS encoding class II fructose-bisphosphate aldolase encodes MGTDTKPKNVLTLKDMLRAAERGCFAVGSFSPRYVPMIQPILLAGERNRSPLIVQISQKELVRYGIAPFEFANQFYRVLEEDSITVPVTLHLDHTKDFEVIADAIAAGFTSVMIDASDQPLEQNIALTREVVEYAHEKGVSVEAELGKIGTTDFVETDTDEELYTDPKEAQYFVEKTGIDALAASVGTAHGVYDVKKPKIDYDRLQKIRLLTKIPLVLHGGSGVPAEMIKHATHLPNGGISKVNIATDLEVAWLEALGLSERMTNDECRSLSEGQLAKGQTTVEKVASAKMNNYLGSAGKAWTFEKDEQEKE; translated from the coding sequence ATGGGAACCGATACGAAACCGAAAAACGTGTTGACCTTAAAAGACATGCTGCGTGCTGCTGAGCGAGGTTGTTTTGCCGTTGGTTCGTTTTCGCCGCGATATGTTCCGATGATCCAACCGATTTTGCTTGCCGGGGAGCGTAACCGTTCGCCGCTGATTGTGCAAATTTCACAAAAGGAACTCGTTCGCTACGGGATCGCGCCTTTTGAATTCGCGAACCAGTTTTACCGCGTGTTGGAGGAAGACTCAATCACCGTACCCGTTACGTTGCATTTGGATCACACGAAAGACTTCGAGGTGATTGCCGATGCGATTGCTGCCGGCTTTACGTCAGTCATGATCGACGCGTCAGACCAACCGCTCGAACAAAACATTGCGTTGACGAGAGAGGTCGTCGAGTACGCTCATGAAAAAGGTGTTTCCGTGGAAGCGGAGCTCGGAAAAATCGGTACGACCGATTTTGTCGAAACGGATACCGACGAAGAATTGTACACCGATCCAAAGGAAGCGCAATATTTTGTCGAAAAGACCGGCATTGACGCACTCGCCGCATCCGTCGGCACAGCCCATGGTGTTTATGATGTCAAAAAACCGAAAATTGATTATGACCGGCTGCAAAAGATCCGATTGTTGACCAAAATCCCCCTCGTTTTGCACGGCGGTTCGGGCGTTCCCGCCGAGATGATCAAACACGCGACGCACTTGCCGAACGGTGGAATCAGCAAAGTGAACATTGCGACCGATTTGGAGGTCGCATGGCTCGAAGCGTTAGGGTTGTCCGAAAGAATGACGAATGACGAATGCCGGTCGCTTTCGGAAGGTCAACTGGCAAAGGGTCAAACGACGGTCGAGAAGGTGGCGTCCGCAAAGATGAACAATTATTTGGGAAGCGCCGGAAAAGCTTGGACCTTTGAAAAAGACGAACAAGA
- a CDS encoding FGGY family carbohydrate kinase gives MSRVLSIDIGTTHCKAGLFAVDGSAVKTAVRQTNYDPVEMWKQIVSMIVELTRDGGEDIAAVGISSMAETGLLLDRKTGQARTGFLPWFDDRATEECDDIERRIDPYEQFMKSGLRPSRKYGLAKLLWIARHQSRLWLDECVWLSAADYAAYRLTGAFATDYTLASRTYAFRIDTKQWDRELLKVFDLNPALFPDVHPSGRRIADGAETLDELPFLRGVPVAVCGHDHVCAALAAGAVEPGIVFDSVGTAETLVGTMKEKKLDEKAFHSGLSFGLHVIGDAYFWMGGLPASGGSIEWLRREIASGETLTYERILQKLSKTDAAPTGILYFPYLSGSGAPRPDQHVKAAFVGFANHHTGNELLKAIFEGTCYEMEAIRRCAAALTDSPIETLVAVGGGTNNPHWMQMKADVSHCTFLIPEMGEATLFGAAIAAGMGCGIYESYEEARSMFTKKMMEFTPDEERHEAYRNVYENGYMRLQDPLRQYFSNWS, from the coding sequence ATGAGTCGGGTGCTTTCGATCGATATCGGTACGACACATTGCAAAGCGGGATTGTTCGCAGTTGACGGTTCGGCTGTGAAAACGGCAGTTCGGCAAACGAACTACGATCCGGTTGAAATGTGGAAACAAATCGTTTCCATGATTGTCGAACTGACTCGTGACGGCGGCGAAGACATTGCGGCTGTCGGTATTTCGAGCATGGCGGAAACCGGTTTGCTGCTTGATCGCAAAACCGGTCAAGCGCGTACGGGTTTTCTTCCGTGGTTTGACGATCGAGCGACAGAGGAATGCGACGACATCGAGCGCCGCATCGATCCGTATGAACAATTTATGAAAAGCGGATTGCGGCCGAGCCGCAAATACGGATTGGCGAAGCTGTTATGGATTGCCCGCCATCAATCCCGCCTGTGGCTTGATGAATGCGTGTGGCTGTCGGCGGCGGATTATGCGGCTTATCGATTGACGGGAGCTTTCGCGACTGATTACACGCTTGCCTCGAGAACGTACGCTTTTCGCATTGATACAAAACAGTGGGATCGCGAGCTGTTAAAGGTATTTGATCTAAACCCGGCGTTGTTTCCCGACGTTCATCCGAGTGGAAGGCGAATCGCCGACGGAGCGGAAACATTGGATGAATTGCCTTTTTTGCGCGGAGTGCCTGTGGCGGTCTGCGGTCATGACCACGTGTGCGCCGCATTGGCGGCGGGTGCCGTGGAACCGGGAATCGTGTTTGATTCGGTCGGGACGGCGGAAACGCTCGTCGGAACAATGAAAGAGAAGAAGCTTGACGAAAAAGCGTTTCACTCAGGCTTATCTTTCGGGCTGCACGTCATTGGTGACGCATACTTTTGGATGGGAGGACTTCCCGCATCGGGAGGATCGATCGAATGGCTGCGGAGAGAAATCGCTTCCGGCGAGACGCTTACGTACGAACGCATCTTGCAAAAACTTTCGAAAACCGATGCAGCGCCTACGGGAATTTTATATTTTCCGTATTTGTCTGGAAGCGGGGCACCACGGCCTGATCAGCACGTGAAAGCAGCGTTCGTTGGCTTTGCGAACCATCATACGGGAAACGAGTTGCTAAAGGCGATTTTCGAAGGAACGTGCTATGAGATGGAGGCGATCCGCCGTTGCGCCGCTGCTTTGACCGATTCACCGATTGAGACGTTGGTTGCAGTCGGCGGGGGAACGAACAATCCCCATTGGATGCAAATGAAAGCAGATGTATCCCATTGCACCTTCCTCATACCGGAAATGGGAGAAGCGACGCTGTTCGGCGCCGCCATAGCCGCAGGAATGGGATGCGGCATTTACGAGAGTTACGAAGAAGCGCGGTCAATGTTCACAAAAAAAATGATGGAATTCACGCCTGATGAAGAGCGTCATGAAGCTTACCGAAACGTATACGAAAACGGTTATATGAGGCTTCAGGATCCCTTGAGACAATATTTTTCAAATTGGAGTTGA
- a CDS encoding aspartate/glutamate racemase family protein — protein sequence MGCRLAIIHTTPVTVEPLKQLALRLIGDCEVINFVDDSILPRLLVNDGDVNEVKHKLLQYAKYAEAEEADVVLNACSSVGETVAEMRKELSIPVVRIDEAMAETAVNRGNTVGVAATLSTTLRPTVQLLKEKATARKAAIEVQPLLADDAYRALAAGDRQEHDRLVAESLADLAKKTDVVVLAQASMAQAVERLPAAIRGQFLSSPESGMKRVKQTLEEGRR from the coding sequence ATGGGATGTCGATTAGCGATAATCCATACGACCCCGGTTACGGTCGAACCGCTCAAACAGTTGGCACTTCGGTTGATTGGCGACTGTGAAGTTATTAATTTCGTCGACGATTCGATTTTGCCAAGACTGCTTGTCAACGATGGAGACGTTAACGAAGTAAAGCATAAATTGCTGCAGTATGCAAAATATGCCGAAGCAGAAGAAGCGGACGTCGTTTTGAATGCGTGCTCATCCGTCGGCGAAACGGTTGCCGAGATGCGAAAGGAATTGTCGATTCCGGTCGTGCGGATTGACGAAGCGATGGCTGAAACGGCGGTAAACAGAGGGAATACGGTTGGAGTGGCGGCAACGCTTTCGACGACCTTGCGGCCGACCGTGCAATTGTTGAAAGAGAAAGCAACCGCGCGAAAGGCGGCGATTGAGGTACAACCTTTGTTGGCTGATGATGCGTATCGAGCTTTGGCCGCCGGTGACCGTCAGGAACATGACCGGCTCGTAGCTGAATCTTTGGCGGATCTCGCGAAAAAAACGGATGTCGTCGTTTTGGCGCAAGCCTCGATGGCTCAAGCGGTGGAGCGGCTCCCGGCCGCGATTCGCGGACAATTCCTCTCCAGTCCGGAATCGGGAATGAAACGAGTAAAACAAACATTAGAGGAAGGCCGACGATGA